One window from the genome of Populus alba chromosome 15, ASM523922v2, whole genome shotgun sequence encodes:
- the LOC118057088 gene encoding rab GTPase-activating protein 22 isoform X2 — protein MKALKRSQTSSSSSNPSSPPSSSSSSWIHLRSVLFVVNSSSPAYCSSSSSSDRGRLKSPWSLRKRKHALTPRQWKSLFTPDGKLRDGGVKFLKKVRSGGIDPSIRAEVWPFLLGVYDLNSTSEEREIIRIQKRKEYENFRRQCHRLRKHSNDCSKGTSERSCIEDSGSLAEDSDYSSFEEVVSARESLSSEERSPDVEDSDDPSSALLEGYDASGQTTNTDASVLNTESSDSESSEDPEVIQASSSSEGREENDLDVPLKENTSPSRTELHPNQCTGENFATWQRIIRVDAVRANAEWIPYSPSQATVSELRARHAADAVGLKDYDSLEPCRIFHAARLVSILEAYAVYDPEIGYCQGMSDLLSPIIAVVMEDHEAFWCFVGFMRKARHNFRLDEVGIRRQLSIVSKIIKCKDSHLYRHLEKLQAEDCFFVYRMVVVLFRRELTFEQTICLWEVMWADQAAIRAGIGKSAWSRIRQRAPPTEDLLLYAIAASVLQKRKLIIEKYSSMDEILRECNSMSGHLDVWKLLDDAHNLVVNLHDKIEAPFR, from the exons ATGAAAGCTCTAAAACGGAGTCAAACATCGTCGTCTTCGTCAAATCCATCTTCTCCTCCGTCGTCTTCGTCTTCGTCGTGGATTCATTTGCGTTCGGTTCTCTTTGTAGTTAATTCCTCCTCACCGGCTTATtgttcctcctcttcctcttctgaTCG GGGCCGGCTTAAGTCGCCATGGTCTCTAAGGAAGAGAAAACATGCCCTTACTCCTAGGCAATGGAAAAGTTTGTTTACACCAGATGGCAAGCTCCGTGATGGCGGAGTTAAGTTTTTGAAGAAAGTTCGAAGTGGA GGTATTGATCCAAGTATTAGAGCAGAGGTCTGGCCATTCCTCCTTGGAGT ATATGACTTGAATAGTACCTCAGAAGAGAGGGAGATTATAAGAATCCAGAAAAG AAAGGAATATGAGAATTTTCGCAGACAGTGCCATCGACTTCGCAAACACAGCAATGATTGCTCCAAGGGAACCAGTGAAAGAAGCTGTATTGAGGACAGCGGAAGTCTTGCTGAAGACTCTGACTATTCAAGTTTTGAAGAAGTGGTTAGTGCCAGGGAGTCTCTTTCCAGCGAGGAAAGGAGTCCTGATGTTGAGGACTCTGATGACCCTTCCAGTGCACTGTTGGAAGGTTACGATGCTTCAGGACAGACCACAAACACTGATGCCTCTGTACTAAACACTGAGTCTTCTGACTCAGAATCTTCTGAAGATCCTGAAGTCATTCAGGCTTCCTCCTCTTCAGAGGGCAGGGAAGAGAATGATCTTGATGTGCCTTTGAAAGAGAACACTTCTCCCTCGAGGACTGAGCTCCATCCAAACCAATGCACTGGCGAAAATTTTGCCACATGGCAGCGGATCATTCGTGTTGATGCAGTGCGAGCCAATGCCGAATGGATTCCATATTCTCCGTCTCAGGCAACAGTTTCAGAGTTAAGAGCACGTCATGCTGCAGATGCTGTTGGGTTGAAGGACTATGATTCGCTGGAACCCTGCAGAATTTTCCATGCTGCAAGACTAGTTTCTATTCTTGAAGCCTATGCAGTCTATGACCCTGAAATTGGGTATTGCCAGGGCATGAGTGATCTGCTTTCTCCAATAATTGCGGTGGTCATGGAGGATCACGAGGCTTTCTGGTGTTTTGTGGGTTTCATGAGAAAGGCTAGGCATAATTTTAGGCTTGATGAAGTGGGGATTCGAAGGCAACTCAGTATTGTTTCCAAGATTATCAAATGCAAAGACTCCCACCTCTACAGGCACTTGGAGAAGCTACAGGCTGAGGAttgcttttttgtttatagGATGGTAGTGGTGCTGTTCAGGAGAGAATTGACATTTGAACAGACAATTTGCCTCTGGGAGGTGATGTGGGCAGATCAGGCAGCAATAAGGGCCGGTATTGGAAAGTCTGCTTGGAGCAGGATAAGGCAGCGAGCACCACCAACAGAGGATTTATTGCTTTATGCTATTGCAGCTTCTGTGTTacagaaaaggaaattaatcaTAGAGAAATATAGCAGCATGGACGAGATCTTAAGGGAATGCAATAGCATGTCTGGGCACCTTGATGTATGGAAACTCCTCGACGATGCGCATAATCTGGTGGTGAACCTTCATGACAAGATAGAGGCACCCTTCCGATGa
- the LOC118057086 gene encoding 6-phosphogluconolactonase 3, chloroplastic, with amino-acid sequence MATASSSLTFSTSLPKFCRPYSISITPPPQVSVYFKKLSISSSLKISKRTTTRASSMASSGITTIDQNNKKVVEVFDTEEDLAVSLAKYTADLSDKFAKERGAFTVVVSGGSLIKSLRKLVEAPYVDSIDWSKWQVFWVDERVVPKDHPDSNYKLAFDGFLSKVPIPPGNVYAINDALSSEGAADDYETCLKHLVHTGVINISSLSGFPKFDLMLVGMGPDGHVASLFPGHPLLKENQKWVTHITDSPKPPPERITFTFPVINSSAQIALVVCGAGKASIVQTALGKSQDSEVFPVQMVSPEGELKWFLDKDAASKL; translated from the exons ATGGCTACTGCTTCTTCATCTCTCACCTTCTCCACTTCCCTGCCAAAATTTTGCAGACCCTACTCCATTTCTATAACCCCACCACCACAAGTATCAGTCTATTTCAAGAAACTCTCTATCAGTTCTTCTTTAAAGATATCAAAAAGAACAACAACAAGGGCATCATCCATGGCTTCTTCTGGGATCACCACCATTGATCAGAATAACAAGAAGGTAGTGGAAGTGTTTGATACGGAGGAGGATTTGGCTGTGTCTCTTGCAAAATACACTGCGGATTTATCTGATAAGTTTGCTAAAGAAAGAGGGGCTTTCACTGTTGTTGTATCTGGTGGTTCTCTCATTAAGTCCCTCAG GAAATTGGTGGAGGCACCTTATGTGGATTCAATAGATTGGTCAAAATGGCAAGTGTTTTGGGTGGATGAGAGAGTTGTTCCTAAAGATCATCCAGACAGTAACTACAAACTTGCTTTTGATGGTTTCCTCTCAAAG GTACCAATACCCCCAGGTAATGTTTATGCTATCAACGATGCCCTGTCTTCTGAGGGTGCTGCGGATGATTATGAAACTTGTCTCAAACATCTGGTTCATACTGGTGTGATAAATATATCTTCACTGAGCGGGTTCCCAAAGTTTGATCTCATGCTTGTGGGAATGGGTCCAGATGGACATGTAGCCTCTCTGTTCCCCGGCCATCCACTCCTCAAGGAAAACCAGAAATGGGTTACTCACATCACAGATTCTCCAAAACCACCCCCAGAGAGAATTACCTTTACCTTCCCTGTCATCAACTCATCTGCACAAATTGCTCTTGTGGTGTGCGGTGCTGGTAAAGCTAGCATAGTGCAGACAGCATTGGGAAAGAGTCAAGACTCTGAGGTGTTTCCTGTTCAAATGGTTTCACCTGAAGGGGAGTTGAAGTGGTTTTTGGACAAAGATGCAGCTTCAAAGCTGTAG
- the LOC118057090 gene encoding cytochrome b5: MASSKVYLFDEIAKHNKTNDCWLIISGKVYDVTSFMDDHPGGGEVLLSSTGKDATNDFEDVGHSDDARGMMGKYVIGEVDITTVPTKRLYVAPGLGGTSSKDDKSGFLIKILQLIVPLLILGLALAARTYTKKE; encoded by the exons ATGGCTTCTTCAAAGGTTTACTTGTTCGATGAGATTGCCAAGCACAACAAAACCAACGATTGTTGGCTTATTATCTCTGGCAAG GTGTATGATGTCACCTCGTTTATGGATGATCATCCTGGAGGTGGAGAAGTTTTGCTGTCATCAACAG GGAAAGATGCAACGAATGATTTTGAAGATGTTGGTCACAGCGATGATGCTAGAGGGATGATGGGAAAGTATGTCATTGGTGAGGTAGATATAACAACTGTTCCAACGAAACGTCTTTACGTAGCACCAGGTTTGGGAGGAACAAGCTCCAAAGATGACAAGTCCGGGTTTCTGATTAAGATCTTGCAGCTAATCGTGCCACTCTTAATCTTGGGCTTAGCTCTTGCTGCCCGAACCTACACCAAGAAAGAGTAG
- the LOC118057087 gene encoding probable 6-phosphogluconolactonase 4, chloroplastic has protein sequence MADQNNKKVVKVYDTEQDVAVSLAKYVADLSAKFAKERGSFTVVLSGGYLIDNIRKLTEPPYVDSVEWSKWHVFWVDERVVPRNHVDSNYKLAFDGFLSKVPIPAGQVYAINDALSAEGAAEDYQTVLKHLVDTGVLAKSSVTGFPKFDLMLLGMGPDGHVASLFPGHPLLKENVKWVTHIMDSPKLPPQRITFTFPVINSSAYIAMVVCGPGEVDAVYKALGKTANPELLPVQRVTPEEELRWFLDKVAASKLQE, from the exons atgGCTGATCAGAATAACAAGAAGGTGGTGAAGGTGTATGACACGGAACAGGATGTGGCTGTTTCCTTGGCCAAATATGTTGCCGATTTGTCGGCTAAATTTGCTAAAGAGAGAGGGTCTTTCACTGTTGTTTTGTCTGGAGGTTATCTCATTGACAACATCAG GAAATTGACAGAGCCGCCTTATGTTGATTCGGTAGAGTGGTCAAAATGGCATGTTTTCTGGGTGGATGAGAGAGTTGTTCCTAGGAATCATGTTGACAGTAACTATAAACTTGCCTTTGATGGTTTTCTCTCCAAG GTACCGATCCCCGCCGGTCAGGTTTATGCCATCAACGATGCCCTGTCAGCTGAAGGTGCAGCTGAGGATTACCAAACCGTTCTCAAGCATTTGGTTGATACCGGGGTGTTAGCCAAATCATCGGTGACTGGATTCCCAAAGTTTGATCTCATGCTTCTGGGGATGGGTCCGGATGGACATGTAGCTTCTCTGTTCCCTGGGCATCCACTTCTAAAGGAAAATGTGAAATGGGTTACTCACATTATGGACTCACCAAAACTACCTCCACAGAGAATTACCTTTACCTTTCCTGTCATCAATTCATCTGCATATATAGCCATGGTGGTGTGCGGTCCTGGTGAAGTTGATGCGGTTTACAAAGCATTGGGAAAGACTGCAAATCCCGAATTGCTGCCTGTTCAGAGGGTGACACCAGAAGAAGAATTGAGGTGGTTTTTGGACAAAGTTGCAGCTTCAAAGCTGCAGGAGTGA
- the LOC118057088 gene encoding rab GTPase-activating protein 22 isoform X1 encodes MLISSSNSPNGGIQLSGGGGGGRFWWEVVPVAPSSRTTLAFTALAGIAVFAALLYTTSRGRLKSPWSLRKRKHALTPRQWKSLFTPDGKLRDGGVKFLKKVRSGGIDPSIRAEVWPFLLGVYDLNSTSEEREIIRIQKRKEYENFRRQCHRLRKHSNDCSKGTSERSCIEDSGSLAEDSDYSSFEEVVSARESLSSEERSPDVEDSDDPSSALLEGYDASGQTTNTDASVLNTESSDSESSEDPEVIQASSSSEGREENDLDVPLKENTSPSRTELHPNQCTGENFATWQRIIRVDAVRANAEWIPYSPSQATVSELRARHAADAVGLKDYDSLEPCRIFHAARLVSILEAYAVYDPEIGYCQGMSDLLSPIIAVVMEDHEAFWCFVGFMRKARHNFRLDEVGIRRQLSIVSKIIKCKDSHLYRHLEKLQAEDCFFVYRMVVVLFRRELTFEQTICLWEVMWADQAAIRAGIGKSAWSRIRQRAPPTEDLLLYAIAASVLQKRKLIIEKYSSMDEILRECNSMSGHLDVWKLLDDAHNLVVNLHDKIEAPFR; translated from the exons ATGTTaatcagcagcagcaacagtcCAAACGGCGGAATCCAGCTCTccggtggcggcggcggcggtaGATTCTGGTGGGAAGTTGTGCCAGTGGCGCCGTCGTCGAGAACAACTCTTGCTTTCACTGCCTTAGCCGGAATCGCCGTGTTCGCCGCCCTGCTCTACACTACCAGTAG GGGCCGGCTTAAGTCGCCATGGTCTCTAAGGAAGAGAAAACATGCCCTTACTCCTAGGCAATGGAAAAGTTTGTTTACACCAGATGGCAAGCTCCGTGATGGCGGAGTTAAGTTTTTGAAGAAAGTTCGAAGTGGA GGTATTGATCCAAGTATTAGAGCAGAGGTCTGGCCATTCCTCCTTGGAGT ATATGACTTGAATAGTACCTCAGAAGAGAGGGAGATTATAAGAATCCAGAAAAG AAAGGAATATGAGAATTTTCGCAGACAGTGCCATCGACTTCGCAAACACAGCAATGATTGCTCCAAGGGAACCAGTGAAAGAAGCTGTATTGAGGACAGCGGAAGTCTTGCTGAAGACTCTGACTATTCAAGTTTTGAAGAAGTGGTTAGTGCCAGGGAGTCTCTTTCCAGCGAGGAAAGGAGTCCTGATGTTGAGGACTCTGATGACCCTTCCAGTGCACTGTTGGAAGGTTACGATGCTTCAGGACAGACCACAAACACTGATGCCTCTGTACTAAACACTGAGTCTTCTGACTCAGAATCTTCTGAAGATCCTGAAGTCATTCAGGCTTCCTCCTCTTCAGAGGGCAGGGAAGAGAATGATCTTGATGTGCCTTTGAAAGAGAACACTTCTCCCTCGAGGACTGAGCTCCATCCAAACCAATGCACTGGCGAAAATTTTGCCACATGGCAGCGGATCATTCGTGTTGATGCAGTGCGAGCCAATGCCGAATGGATTCCATATTCTCCGTCTCAGGCAACAGTTTCAGAGTTAAGAGCACGTCATGCTGCAGATGCTGTTGGGTTGAAGGACTATGATTCGCTGGAACCCTGCAGAATTTTCCATGCTGCAAGACTAGTTTCTATTCTTGAAGCCTATGCAGTCTATGACCCTGAAATTGGGTATTGCCAGGGCATGAGTGATCTGCTTTCTCCAATAATTGCGGTGGTCATGGAGGATCACGAGGCTTTCTGGTGTTTTGTGGGTTTCATGAGAAAGGCTAGGCATAATTTTAGGCTTGATGAAGTGGGGATTCGAAGGCAACTCAGTATTGTTTCCAAGATTATCAAATGCAAAGACTCCCACCTCTACAGGCACTTGGAGAAGCTACAGGCTGAGGAttgcttttttgtttatagGATGGTAGTGGTGCTGTTCAGGAGAGAATTGACATTTGAACAGACAATTTGCCTCTGGGAGGTGATGTGGGCAGATCAGGCAGCAATAAGGGCCGGTATTGGAAAGTCTGCTTGGAGCAGGATAAGGCAGCGAGCACCACCAACAGAGGATTTATTGCTTTATGCTATTGCAGCTTCTGTGTTacagaaaaggaaattaatcaTAGAGAAATATAGCAGCATGGACGAGATCTTAAGGGAATGCAATAGCATGTCTGGGCACCTTGATGTATGGAAACTCCTCGACGATGCGCATAATCTGGTGGTGAACCTTCATGACAAGATAGAGGCACCCTTCCGATGa